The genomic segment catctaagtccatcacatcaagggctacttggtatgcaaatatatcattgatgtcgacatctttctggttccatcttgtcccagacattaaataattaatcgagatctcatcattagcaccttcagtaccatgaggctcggcgtcccgagtctcattggttggtaccttaggcatggccatttcggccttgtctggacaatctatgacctcggtttcttttgcacctttctttagtttccgaggtcttttatctttggaaccaattggtgtaccacgcttaagacgtgcttttagactctgtagccacttgattgtgtccatcttggacatcaatacttattggtgcattacaagctggtatataggacttagtcactcttttcgggtcagcaaaggaatcaggcaattgattagctagcttttgcataTGAATGATTttctggacttctaaatcacatgattgagtccgaggatcttgccatgataaggatgtttgattccatacaatttctttttccagcttgttattttctccccctaatgttgggtactctgattcatcaaaatgacaatcagcatatctggccttaaataaatctccagtagtaggctcaagatatttaataatggttggagaatcaaaaccaacatatattcccatcctcctttgaggtcccatttttgttctctgtggtggtgcaatagggacgtacacagaacatccaaatgttttgatatgggatacgtctggctcatgacccgagagtaattgggatggaggatatttatgttcactggacggccttatgcgtattaattcagcagcatgtaataccgcatgtccccaagctgatactggtagcttcgacctcatgagtaatggtcgagcaatcaactggattcttttaatgaaggattcggccaatcCGTTCtatgtatgtacatgtgccacggagtgttccacacttacccccatggacatacagtaatcattacaAGATTGGGAActgaattcacttgcattgtcaagacgtatagtctttagtggaaaatctggaaaatgggctcgcagtcttatgatctgtgccaatagtcttgccaatgctaagtttctagatgataatagacaaacatgcaaccatctggtcgatgcgtcaatgaggactataaaatattgaaatgtcccacaaggtgggtgtattggtccacatatgtcaccatgtattctttccagaaagtttaatgtttccttacccacctttccaggtgatggccttattattaattttccttgtgagcatggaatacatgtaatgctcatagggatagttatcctatctttcaaggaatggccagttaagctcgagattattttgcgcatcatggatctgccaggatggccaagcctttcatgccattgtttaaaggcttctctgaactcattaggaattgaagtgttagcctcactcgattttatattggcacaatagaggcctattgatatagtagggatagtctctaggactttcttatggccttgggcattttcataaatcaagaggaattctttctttccctcgcccctagtttcaacatgtagatcattcatgcgaatgtctttgaaacttaacagatttctctttgatttaggagaatataatgcattagaaaattttaaatgcgTGCCTTTAGGCATCACTAAGTGAGCCGGGCCATGGCCTTCAATAAGGCTGGCCGTGTCTGCTATAGTATTGATATTGGCACTCTTTAAAATGaggttaacaaaatattttttgtcttttaatatagtgtgacttgatccactatccactactagctggttcttgtcttctttcatttctgaAAATAGACAAGAGTCAACACCTTAGATATTACTTAAggtttaaagtatgttttaatggctttgttttatgttcttaataatttcaactttgtataaggcatatataaagtaaaaactttatttcatatatagaATTGCCAAAGTCATAGAACATGAGAAACAAAAGACATAAAGCCAAATCAAGAATTCAAAGTGCAAAGACAAAAGCAATATGATATCGAAATCTTCATATTCAGCCACTTGTAAGGAGGTCTGAAGTCTCAAAGTCCTCATGATCATCTTTGTCATGGGCTTGATCATCCTCATCGTCTAGATCATTCTCATCATCATAATGGACCAAATTTGCCTCAGAGTTCTTGCCCTTTATGCTCTCCTGGTAGAGCTTAACAAGGTGTTGGGGAGTTTTGCATttattagcccaatgattggtcatcccacaacgatagcaagcagatttggtcgagctcgagccatgggttttgaagtcggacttatacccacggttagcttgatgacctcggctatagcctcggcctcggctatagcctcggcctcggctgcgaccaagatggtctcgtggttgaaatccacggccacgtggttgaaacccacggttacgaccttggcatctaccacggcctctcatgcgaccatggtatgactctcttggagtctcatcctttggctctacggccgcatgtgcctcaggcaatgctttagcaccaggaggccttagctcactgttcatcatgagtgactcattgttttgctcagctagcaacaaacaagagattaagGCAGCATAAGTGGAGAAACCCTTCTCTCGGTACTATTGCTGAAGCACAACATTGCTGGTGTGGAATGTGGAGAATGTtttctccaacatatcagcatcagtaatagtctcaccacaaagtttcaactttgagactattttgaacaaagccgagttatactcttccacaggcttatagtcttggattctcaggtttctccaatcataaaggacttttggcaatatcacagttttctgatgattaaatctggttttcaactctgtccaaagttccagaggattctcaattgtgagatactggtccttgagaccttcagcaaggtgatggcgaatgacaacaattgccttgtaattatccttgtctgatggctcagtgccttcagtgatagtatcaccaagGTTTCTGGACCTTAAGAGGATCTTGGTATCAAGCTTCCATTGGAGGtaattatctccggagagattgagggaagcatattcaaggttgttgatttttgacatctgaatcaaatatccataaaggagtaatgattcataatataattcaggatttgaatttatatgccaaggagattgatgatttataataatgatggtttattatgcattttattttcagaaaatattttatatgtattaagataaaatgttcaagatatttgtaaaccaaagtAGATTTTCAAAATCGGTTAAAACTTCGTTTATAATTTCGAATAAAGCAAatgtactaaattttaaatggaaaccgattttgtctaactatatgcaaacagtgtgaatcatttagatgcaaacaacatgaaccacttcagacgaactagtatcatcattgctaaagctatgcgaacatgtatgtttggtttcaattatgtgatacctatgtccagttttaacaatatgatagttggatgcatgcaaaggtcagttcatggatgattcaagtttgatctaatgatttactaaatgatgctatcaggtatgcaaatgatcagtacataatttaatcatagaatcaggttcaaggatgaaactagatcaagttttattttaactagcaaACTATGTGATCAAAATTCAGTATGATATAAAATCGGTTCATGGTTGGTTTAATTAACAACAATATAATCAAATGATTTTCAAACAGATTTCATTCTACCTTATGACATATCAAGACTATGGCTTATAAAacttttagaaataattttcagtcaaagatatacacttaataaaatcaaacaagcatttataaaatcgattatgcatttataaaaatcataaaaggtttttaaaactttgatagttacaaaaaaaatattatagtcaaggatatgcaatgaatgattttaatttcgATTTTATTGATGGGTTGACTGATTTTTAGGGAATCTGGCCGAAAATGGCACATCAAGGATTTGAtggaattttgttttggccagattatacacttatgtttatcacatctggtaaaatggccaaacaaaaggattgaatcaaaggtttaagctttctctactatattttatgattcataagtttttataaacaagattcatgtagatctttaggtattttaataagtttataagtttttagagaaacatagtacctttagagaattttaagttttatggattcaaaataattttagaatcaagtttcatatggatcatatggatcatagaaacaagattaatattttaaatccatagattgtttataagttatggattcatatagatcctagatttctttcagatataatggtgttctttagatttcaaggttttgatttgtttaccctttttcaccacaagaatctgagaggaccaccgtgagagagaggctgagagttggccggaatttgagagagagaggagttttccggcgagagagagaggtggcctGGTGGAGAGAAGGCTGAGCGCCGGTGGAGCAAAGGCTGAGCACcagaggagctggccggaaagGGGAATGCCGGCGGAGAGAGCTTTCTCAGGTGGAGAgcacaatcgtgctgataacgtgttagaaatatgagagaagtgttgctGTGAAAGgtgtgtctttctcattagctctcactatcaatatatagtgaaGGTTCACAAGGGTTTACAGCAAGGAGAGAATCTacacatttaatacatattgACTACAAAGATatagacttggtcaaagctcataaatgtTCCGGTTGAATGAatcttcatcttgactagtcttggacggatgtagacggaccggagacgggtgtagacggaccggatagTCGGATCGAATGTAAACCTTCTTAAttgttaatggcaatccacatatccatatcATGGATTTATAACAAACTATTCTATTACCAATTTACCACCGACTCATGCGCATATTATGCTGGCGTGTTATCAAAGGCTAGCGTGCATGCGTCTGCGTCCCATCTATTCTATTCAGCGGCCGAGCTCGGATAACTCTCAAAATCACGTGTGAACTGGGGTCTGCGGAATTTTTGCACAAACGATTCCTATAacttatttttataaagtaGTTATAGTTATTTgcttgttttaaaaaaaaacttttctacGATGGCGAAAAAACAGAAAAGTTTTAATATACAAACAAAATACAGAGGAAGAAAAAGTTGAAGCGTTCACTAGTTTTGACACGTGTTTTATACTATCTAGCTGGACAAAAAGTCCGTGTTAACGTCCGGCTTAGAATTGTGCATTTTAGACACGCATACCATAGCGACGGTccagaaaagaagagagagttGAACCTTTCTCAGAAAATACGCAACAGAACAAGAAAACTAGAAATATCCCACGAATCTTCTCTTTTCCTTTGCAGCCACGCTGCCACACCAAGGCATCGTTTTGCACTTTATTGCACAAATATGTGtcgttgtatatatatatgtggtaTAGACCTACGAAAGCTTCgaaaaataaagcaaatataGAGCAATGACCACCACTAGATTACTATTGCGTCGTAATTCAAAACCGTCGGATCTCTTTCgtccatcatcttcttcttcttcgccgtCGTGTTCCCTGTCACGCACAAGAATCCTGAAATGCTCGTTGGGGGGTCAGAATCAGAAACCGCCCATTAAAGATAAAGATAGAAAATCTTCGGTGGAGGTGAAAGCTTATGTGCCTACTTCAGAGATCGTGATCAAAAAAGACTGAAGTAAGACGAGGACTGATGGATTCTGTGTTTCTTGTATCACATGTAACTGATATTTTTATCACGGAGTTAAGGCAAGCCATCAAAAGACGGGCATGGAAACTGCAGTTGCAGAGGAATATAGAAAGGGTATATCTACTTATCTCCTAatatagaaagttttttttttgcatggatcattttttggatatttcatcattttatagagaaacatTTTGTGAAACCATTTTAATTGTCTAATTGGATGCAGGTGATACTTGACTGCAGATTCTACACCCTATTTGCCGTTGCTGGAACTTTATTAGGTTCTGTACTCTGCTTCTTTGAGGTAGTTTTCTTCTCCAGCTtcaattatatcaaaatataattttaacataatGTCGTGTAATAAAACATTCATGAATCCAATCAAAATATTTCTTCAGTGGAAACTATTTTGTTGAACTACATTGTAGCTATGCATATGATCCAATATATCACATTTCTGTTCAGCTAAAAATGACTACTATAGTAAAAAAcatgtaaaatgaaaaaaaattcttttcagtttcttatatttctcAAATATCTCTAACTATTCAAATCCACACAAAGGTGTACAGATATATTGGTCCCAACTAAATCCCCTTCTAAATATGTGGAATTTAAAAACATCACAAAATGAATAGAATAACTTTTGTCGGTTTGACAAAAAGGGATTAATTTCCGTCCAATTTATTAGAAGGGGCAATTTTTATTTTCCGTTCAAAATGAATAGGTTTTCAAAATTtcgttttaataaaaaataggaTAGAAGTTTACATAACCTATCTTATTATTCGATGACACGAATCAGTTGAAATCTAATGTTACGTGCGATTTACAGGGTTGCTCTCGTGTCCTAGAATGTTATTCACATTATCTTAAGGGATTGTCGCATGGAGTAAAGAGTAACACAGTTCATATTTTAATCGAAGCCATTGGTATTGCTCTAATCCTGATGACTCATTGAGTGGTGTGCATGACTTTCTAGAGTGAAAGCACCTTGACCATCTTTGTTTATAATCTCTAAAACTGCAGATATGTTCTTGTTCGGCACATCCATGCTAGTTCTAGGAAACGCTTTTTACAACATGTTTGTGAGTTGCAAAACAAACCAAAGCAACCAATCGATTGGTGAAGTAAAGGCCAGAATAGGGTATGCGGTGGTAATGATACTTCACGTTGGGATGATGGAGAAGTTCAAGACGACACCATTGGTGACATGTATGGACCTCGCTTGTTTTGCTGCATCACTCTTCATTTTATCGGCTTCTATGTTCCTTTTGTCTAAATTGTCTTCTTCACGAACTACTAAAACCGGCGAAAGAATTTAATTGATAGATAGGATTGTCGTCAGTTACTAAAGAAAAACAGCTTGTGGTATAAAACTATAGTTTAGTACATAAATATTTTCCATTAGTTTCATTTTCATATGT from the Brassica napus cultivar Da-Ae unplaced genomic scaffold, Da-Ae ScsIHWf_752;HRSCAF=1088, whole genome shotgun sequence genome contains:
- the LOC106435184 gene encoding uncharacterized protein LOC106435184, which encodes MDSVFLVSHVTDIFITELRQAIKRRAWKLQLQRNIERVILDCRFYTLFAVAGTLLGSVLCFFEGCSRVLECYSHYLKGLSHGVKSNTVHILIEAIDMFLFGTSMLVLGNAFYNMFVSCKTNQSNQSIGEVKARIGYAVVMILHVGMMEKFKTTPLVTCMDLACFAASLFILSASMFLLSKLSSSRTTKTGERI